Genomic window (Aquimarina sp. BL5):
CGATAAACAATGAGCCAGTGTCTTCATATTTGATATCTAATTTTTGGATAGGACGATAAATTCCATTTTGATCTTCAGAAAAAAGAGTGCCTGGAATGTTTTTGCTACCTCCAATGAAAATCTCATCGCCTTGTTGATTGTCAATGTTTCCTTTTATAATACAAGGGCCTAGAGCATTAAATTGATGACTTAATAATGATTGTTGTATATAATCATTCGAGTAATTTTCTTTATGCAAGTAAGAAAACGAAGCATGCTCTTTTTCGAAAATTAAATCTATTTCTTCTTCCGAATTTTTATTTGAAGAAGCAAGATAGTTTATAGTTAAGCGTTGGTTTTTGGAGACACTTTTTGCGGTACTAACCTTTCCATCTGGCCATACTATTTGTAATGAGTCTACTATTTCTGAGTGAATACCAAAATGAATAATTGGTTCTACAGAAGATAAATATCCTTTAACTGTAGATTGATACTGTGTTTGTTCGTTACCGTTTTCCCACAAAGTAATTTTTGATCCTATGGCACTTCTGTTTTTGTCAGTTCCTTTTAGTTGTATTCTCAAGAACTTTTTACCTTTTTCTGAAGTGTGATTTTCTAAGATAAAAGCAGGACTGTTAATATTATTAATAATCAAATCTAAGTCTCCATCCAAATCTAAGTCTGCATATGCAGAACCATTAGAGTAGGATTTTTGATTTTCTATCCATTGAGAAGAAACATCGGTAAATTGAGTTTCCCCATTATTTTTATACATTACATTAGGAAGATGAATTCCCGGGAGTTGTTCAACAAGACTTTTAAATTTCTCTTTTCTGGCCGCAGGAGTTCCAAAAATGTTGTTGTATTCTGAGTAGTTGATAAAATCCAGATCGGTAATATCTTTTACATAGCCATTAGTAATATAGATGTCTTTATTACCATCATTATCATAATCTGCAATTAATGGTGCCCAACTCCAATCTGTACTGGCTATACCTGAAGCAAATCCAATTTCTGAAGCTGGAAGTATTTCACCTTTTATAAAACCATTGTGCAGTTGTAAGGTGTTATGAATATATTGAGGAGTGTACCCATTTCTCTGAGACAATAAATATTTATCATAATTATTGGAACCTAACATTTTCTTTTGTCTCTCATAATTATTAGGAAGCATATCTACAACCATAATATCTGGTAATATATCATTGTTTATATCTGCCACATCAACACCCATCGCATTGTATGTTTGCTTAGATAAGACTTGTTGATTGACTTCATCAAACCCAAGATGCATACCAATGGTATCAGCCCCTTTGTTTATATAGATGAGATCATTGGTGATAAAATCATTACTGATGTATATATCAGGCAAATTATCATTGTTAAAATCATTAATAGCAACTCCTAATCCAAATCCTTTATGAGTGATTCCTAAACTATCGGACACGTTGGTAAAGTATATTTGATTCGTATTTTCTTTGGTTTTGTTTTCTAATAAATAATCTGATAAATGTTTAGGTTGGTATTTTTTAGGAATAGGGGTATTCCTATCTCTTTTTGTATTTCCATTATGGACAATATATGCGTCTAAATCACCATCCAGATCATAGTCAAAAAAAACAGTTTGTTGACTGTAATTTCCATCGTCTAATCCGTAAATTGAAGCTTGTTCTTCAAAATAAGGAATACCTTTTTCGTTTAATCCCTTGTTCACGAATAATAAATTATTACAATCATTGTCGCAGTGAGCTCCTCCAACATTAAGGTAAATATCATCTAATCCATCTGTGTTTATGTCTACAATACTTACTCCGGTAATCCACGAATTTGTTTTAAAATGTGACACGACTGAAACATCTTGAAATTTCATGTTGCCCAGGTTTAAGTACAATTTGCTAGATGTTTGATTTGCAGTAAAAACGATATCAGGTAAGTTATCATTATTGAAATCACCAATGCCAACACCTCCGCCGT
Coding sequences:
- a CDS encoding VCBS repeat-containing protein, whose product is MKKNLIHIALILLLFGCKKQPSEDFLFTLVPSSHSGIAFQNTIIENDSINVIDFQYCYNGGGVGIGDFNNDNLPDIVFTANQTSSKLYLNLGNMKFQDVSVVSHFKTNSWITGVSIVDINTDGLDDIYLNVGGAHCDNDCNNLLFVNKGLNEKGIPYFEEQASIYGLDDGNYSQQTVFFDYDLDGDLDAYIVHNGNTKRDRNTPIPKKYQPKHLSDYLLENKTKENTNQIYFTNVSDSLGITHKGFGLGVAINDFNNDNLPDIYISNDFITNDLIYINKGADTIGMHLGFDEVNQQVLSKQTYNAMGVDVADINNDILPDIMVVDMLPNNYERQKKMLGSNNYDKYLLSQRNGYTPQYIHNTLQLHNGFIKGEILPASEIGFASGIASTDWSWAPLIADYDNDGNKDIYITNGYVKDITDLDFINYSEYNNIFGTPAARKEKFKSLVEQLPGIHLPNVMYKNNGETQFTDVSSQWIENQKSYSNGSAYADLDLDGDLDLIINNINSPAFILENHTSEKGKKFLRIQLKGTDKNRSAIGSKITLWENGNEQTQYQSTVKGYLSSVEPIIHFGIHSEIVDSLQIVWPDGKVSTAKSVSKNQRLTINYLASSNKNSEEEIDLIFEKEHASFSYLHKENYSNDYIQQSLLSHQFNALGPCIIKGNIDNQQGDEIFIGGSKNIPGTLFSEDQNGIYRPIQKLDIKYEDTGSLFIDIDQDGDKDLYIGSGGSDAGNNEDLLRDRIYINNGKGDFSVSNDKVLSKIKTNTTCVVANEVDSNGSQNIFIGGGILPGKYPLHTPSYILTSQQGKLSLNNKINFSNLGIVTDASWADINNNKIKELIVVGQWMPISVYDVNKDGAKEIPIRWQDTEGKKIEMSGWWNSITLADFDNDGDQDILAGNQGTNGFIQPMFDKAVYVYTKDFDNNGSIDPVLAQYFETEDGLSLQPIHTRDDIMKQLVGLKKRFPTYNEFAKVSFQELLNINDLDKETLSAHIFQSIYAENIGNNTFKVSYLPEVCQRSPINDFLVEDIDQDGFKDVLIVGNNYSAEANYGRHDAMIGVYLKGSKEGFIPIENNKSGFLVAKQSNHIISVQKKNNEKLVFATQNNDSIVVHSIIKKRTVLAKN